The Nostoc sp. PCC 7524 nucleotide sequence GGTACTGCTAGGGTAGTGTGTGGTGACGAAGAAGTATTACTCAGCAATAATCAATCGACATACGTACCTCAGTGTACTGCCCACAGATTAGAGAATCCTGGAGTAATTCCTTTGGTACTGATTGAAGTTCAAAATGGCGAATATCTGGGTGAAGATGATATTATTCGCTACCAAGATGATTATGCCCGCACTGCCAATTAATTTTAGGGTGTAGGGGTTTAGGGCTGGGGAGATGAGACGAAGCAGGGAGCAGAGGGGCAGAGGGGCAGAGGAGACAAGGTAGATTTTTATCCAGTCCCCAATCCCCAATCCCCAGTCCCCAATCCCCAATTTTCAACTAATGACTTTTGTAGGCGATCCATCTGTAATACTTAGATATGGAGTTTTGGATCGGCTAAATTATATTTCATGATTCATGTGAGCCAAGCAGCAGCAACTGAAATCAGTCGCTTACGCGCAAAGCAACAACCAAACAAGTTTTTTCGGTTAGCAGTTAAATCCGGTGGCTGTTCCGGTTGGTTTTACGATATGTCTTTTGATGAACAGATCGAGGCAGGCGATCGCGTTTTTGAGGTTAACAGCCTGTCAGTAGTCATAGATGCCACCAGCTGGGATTACGTCAATGGGTTAGCAATAGATTATTCAGAGGATTTGATGGGTGGAGGTTTTCGCTTTCATAATCCTCAAGCTGTTGTTACCTGTGGCTGTGGCAATTCCTTCTCTACTACTCCAACGGTGGCTTAAGCAAAAAATTAAAAATAAATAATCTGAGAGTTTGACATAAAAGCATAAAAAAAGATATAATCAGGATTTGTTAAAACTTAGACTAGCAATCAGCTTCACGCGCTGTTACTCATGCCAACAATACAGCAATTAATACGTAGCGAACGCGAAAAAGCGCGTCAGAAAACCAAGTCACCGGCTCTCAAGCAATGCCCCCAGCGTCGGGGCGTTTGTACCAGAGTATATACGACTACACCTAAAAAACCCAACTCGGCTCTGCGTAAAGTAGCAAGAGTAAGACTGACCTCTGGATTTGAAGTGACAGCTTACATCCCCGGAATTGGCCACAACTTACAAGAACACTCAGTTGTGATGATTCGTGGTGGTCGGGTTAAGGATCTGCCTGGTGTGAGATATCACATAATTCGTGGCACCTTGGATACAGCTGGAGTAAAAGACCGTAAACAAGGTCGTTCCAAATATGGAACCAAGCGTCCCAAAGAAGCGAAAAAATAGGAATAGCGATTAATCGTTAACTCATGCGATTGATCGCTTGACCATAAAGCGCCAAAAATCAATAACCATGAAAGGCGCTAGTTCTGAAACAGTATTAATTACTTATAAAATCCCTGTTTCCAGAAATTTGGTAAAGCTTCTACTTCAAACCTACTACTCAGCGAGCAAGTGTAGGTAGCATAAGAAATGTTGTAAGCGGCAGCAGCATTTATTTTTGCACCCTAGATTACTCAGACTATTGTCGCTTTGTGTTCTCAGTTGAGAAGTCTAGAACAAATTAGGGTCACTGCAACCGTAGAGCCAACCATTGCGGAACCTCATCTGTAGCCGCAAAGCTCAGAGAATCCGCCGTCTGATAGCATATAATTTCGTTGCCAAATCTGAATTTAAGGTTAAAGTATGTCTCGTCGTGGTGTTACTCAAAGGCGGCCAGTTCCGTCTGACTCCGTGTACAATAGTCGGCTTGTGAGCATGATCATCCGACGGGTGATGCGTCATGGCAAAAAATCATTGGCTGCACGCATTGTCTATGATGCTTTAAAAACTATAGAGGAACGTACTGGTAACAATGCACTAGAAGTGTTTGAAAGAGCAGTACGCAACGCCACCCCTCTAGTAGAAGTAAAAGCTCGTCGGGTTGGTGGTGCAACCTATCAAGTACCAATGGAAGTACGTTCAGAACGGGGTATTACCCTCGCCCTGCGTTGGCTGGTACAATTTTCTAGGTCTAGACCTGGACGCACAATGGCTAGCAGATTAGCTAACGAATTACTAGATGCTGCCAATGAAACAGGCAACGCTATTCGTAAGCGGGAAGAAACACACCGGATGGCGGAAGCAAACAAAGCTTTTGCACACTATCGTTACTAAGTAAAATAGCGGTATATCGTGCCTCCCAAAGCGGTATATCGCAGAATTACACAAGCAAAGACGGTTTTCCGTAAGAGTATAGAATCTTAACAAAGAGTAATATACAAGATATCATGAGGCAAAAACCATAGGAGGATACTGTGGCACGTACAAACCCGCTAGAGAAAGTACGCAATATCGGTATTGCGGCGCACATAGATGCGGGCAAAACAACGACAACAGAGAGAATATTATTTTACTCTGGAATAATTCATAAAATTGGGGAAGTCCACGAAGGAACTGCTGTAACTGACTGGATGGATCAAGAGCGGGAGCGGGGGATTACCATCACTGCTGCGGCGATCAGTACCAGCTGGAAAGATCATCAAATTAACATTATCGATACTCCAGGCCACGTAGACTTCACCATTGAAGTTGAACGTTCTATGCGGGTGTTGGATGGTGTAATTGCAGTATTTTGCTCTGTAGGTGGTGTACAACCCCAATCAGAAACAGTGTGGCGGCAAGCAGATCGCTACAAAGTGCCTCGGATTGCCTTTATTAACAAGATGGATCGCACAGGCGCGAACTTTTATAGAGTTCACGAACAAATGCGCGATCGCCTACGGGCTAATGCCATTGCTATTCAACTGCCCATTGGTAGCGAAAACGAATTCAAAGGCATTGTAGACTTGGTAAGAAAGCGGGCGTATATCTATACCAATGACCAAGGTACAGATATCCAAGAAGCTGATATTCCGGCGGATATGCAAGAGCAAACCGAAGAGTACTATACCAAGTTAATAGAAGCAGTTGCCGAAACCGACGACGCGCTGATGAACAAGTACTTCGAGGGTGAAGCACTTACAGAAGAAGAAATCCGTACTGCTTTGCGTAAAGGTACAATCGCCGGTGCGATTGTACCCGTACTCTGTGGTTCAGCCTTTAAAAACAAAGGCGTGCAGTTAATGTTGGATGCAGTTGTAGATTATCTGCCCGCACCAACAGAAGTACCTCCCATTCAAGGTACACTCGCCAATGGTGATACCGTCGAGCGCCGAGCTGATGATGATGAACCCCTAGCGGCGCTGGCATTTAAAATTATGGCTGACCCCTACGGTCGCCTCACCTTTGTACGTGTCTACTCTGGCGTTCTGAAAAAAGGTAGCTATGTATTAAACGCTACCAAAAACAAGAAAGAAAGAATTTCCCGTTTAGTAATCTTAAAAGCAGATGAACGTCAAGATGTAGAAGAGCTACGTGCAGGTGATTTAGGCGCTGCATTGGGTTTAAAGGAAACCTTGACAGGTGATACTATCACTGATGAAGGCGCACCAGTAATTCTGGAATCCCTATTCATTCCAGAGCCTGTAATCTCGGTAGCGGTTGAACCCAAAACCAAGAACGACATGGATAAGCTATCCAAGGCTCTGCAATCTCTCTCAGAAGAAGACCCGACCTTCCGCGTCAACGTTGACCCAGAAACCAACCAAACTGTAATTGCAGGGATGGGTGAACTCCATCTAGAAATTCTGGTAGACCGGATGTTGCGCGAATTTAAAGTAGAGGCGAACGTGGGTGCGCCACAGGTAGCTTACCGAGAAACGATTCGTAAACCAGTTACCAACGTAGAAGGTAAGTTCATCCGTCAAAGTGGTGGTAAAGGTCAATACGGTCACGTTGTAATCAATTTGGAACCAGGAGAACCTGGTACAGGCTTTGAATTCGTCTCAAAAATTGTTGGTGGTGTAGTACCTAAAGAGTACATTGGACCTGCCGAACAAGGTATGAAAGAAAGCTGTGAATCTGGTATTTTAGCTGGATATCCACTAATTGATGTCAAAGCGACGTTAGTTCATGGCTCTTACCACGATGTAGACTCTTCGGAAATGGCTTTTAAAATTGCTGGATCAATGGCAATGAAAGAAGCTGTACTGAAAGCTTCACCAGTATTGTTAGAGCCTGTAATGAAAGTTGAGGTGGAAGTTCCTGAAGACTTTATTGGGAACGTGATTGGCGACCTCATCTCTCGTCGGGGGCAGATTGAGAGCCAAAGCACTGAACAGGGACTCGCTAAAGTGGCATCAAAAGTTCCACTGGCGACCATGTTTGGCTACGCTACCGATATCCGGTCGAAAACCCAAGGTCGGGGTATCTTTACGATGGAGTTCAGCCACTACGAAGAGGTACCTCGTAACGTGGCTGAGGCAATTATCGCAAAAAGCAAAGGGAACGCTTAATTAAAAAAGGAAACGAGCATTCATGGCACGCGCAAAGTTTGAAAGGAATAAACCCCACGTTAACATCGGTACTGTTGGCCACGTTGACCACGGTAAAACTACTTTAACAGCAGCTATTACCATGACCTTGGCTGCTTTGGGTAAAGCTGAAGCTAAAGCTTACGACCAAATCGATAACGCACCCGAAGAAAAAGCACGGGGTATTACAATTAACACTGCTCACGTTGAGTATGAAACTGACAGACGGCACTATGCTCACGTAGATTGTCCCGGACACGCTGACTATGTGAAAAATATGATCACTGGTGCAGCACAAATGGATGGGGCTATCCTCGTGGTAGCTGCTACTGATGGTCCTATGCCCCAAACTCGTGAACACATTCTGTTAGCACGTCAGGTAGGTGTACCTAACCTAGTAGTCTTCTTGAACAAGGAAGACATGGTGGACGACGAAGAATTGCTAGAGTTGGTGGAACTAGAAGTTCGGGAACTGCTCTCTAGCTATGACTTCGATGGTGACAATATTCCCGTTGTTAAAGGTTCTGGTCTGCAAGCTTTAGAAGCTATGGTCAAGAACCCCAAAACCCAACGTGGTGAAAATCCTTGGGTAGACAAAATCTATGCATTGATGGATGCTGTAGATTCTTACATTCCCGACCCAGAGCGTGATGTTGACAAGCCTTTCTTGATGGCTGTAGAAGACGTATTCTCCATCACAGGTCGTGGTACTGTAGCTACCGGACGGATTGAACGTGGTAAGGTCAAAGTCGGCGATGTTGTGGAATTAGTAGGTATCAGAGATACCCGTAACACCACCGTCACCGGGATTGAAATGTTCAAGAAGAGTCTCGATGAAGGTATGGCTGGTGATAACGCGGGTGTACTACTGCGCGGTATTCAAAAGGCTGATATCGAACGGGGTATGGTAATTGCTAAACCCGGTTCTATTACTCCTCACACCCAATTTGAAGGTGAAGTATACGTACTCACTGAAAAAGAAGGTGGTCGGAAAACACCCTTCTTCTCTGGCTACCGTCCCCAGTTTTATGTACGGACAACTGATGTAACCGGCACAATTACAGCCTTCACTTCTGATGATGGTAGTGAAG carries:
- the tuf gene encoding elongation factor Tu; translation: MARAKFERNKPHVNIGTVGHVDHGKTTLTAAITMTLAALGKAEAKAYDQIDNAPEEKARGITINTAHVEYETDRRHYAHVDCPGHADYVKNMITGAAQMDGAILVVAATDGPMPQTREHILLARQVGVPNLVVFLNKEDMVDDEELLELVELEVRELLSSYDFDGDNIPVVKGSGLQALEAMVKNPKTQRGENPWVDKIYALMDAVDSYIPDPERDVDKPFLMAVEDVFSITGRGTVATGRIERGKVKVGDVVELVGIRDTRNTTVTGIEMFKKSLDEGMAGDNAGVLLRGIQKADIERGMVIAKPGSITPHTQFEGEVYVLTEKEGGRKTPFFSGYRPQFYVRTTDVTGTITAFTSDDGSEAEMVMPGDRIKMTVELINPIAIEQGMRFAIREGGRTIGAGVVSKILK
- the fusA gene encoding elongation factor G, with protein sequence MARTNPLEKVRNIGIAAHIDAGKTTTTERILFYSGIIHKIGEVHEGTAVTDWMDQERERGITITAAAISTSWKDHQINIIDTPGHVDFTIEVERSMRVLDGVIAVFCSVGGVQPQSETVWRQADRYKVPRIAFINKMDRTGANFYRVHEQMRDRLRANAIAIQLPIGSENEFKGIVDLVRKRAYIYTNDQGTDIQEADIPADMQEQTEEYYTKLIEAVAETDDALMNKYFEGEALTEEEIRTALRKGTIAGAIVPVLCGSAFKNKGVQLMLDAVVDYLPAPTEVPPIQGTLANGDTVERRADDDEPLAALAFKIMADPYGRLTFVRVYSGVLKKGSYVLNATKNKKERISRLVILKADERQDVEELRAGDLGAALGLKETLTGDTITDEGAPVILESLFIPEPVISVAVEPKTKNDMDKLSKALQSLSEEDPTFRVNVDPETNQTVIAGMGELHLEILVDRMLREFKVEANVGAPQVAYRETIRKPVTNVEGKFIRQSGGKGQYGHVVINLEPGEPGTGFEFVSKIVGGVVPKEYIGPAEQGMKESCESGILAGYPLIDVKATLVHGSYHDVDSSEMAFKIAGSMAMKEAVLKASPVLLEPVMKVEVEVPEDFIGNVIGDLISRRGQIESQSTEQGLAKVASKVPLATMFGYATDIRSKTQGRGIFTMEFSHYEEVPRNVAEAIIAKSKGNA
- a CDS encoding HesB/IscA family protein, which encodes MIHVSQAAATEISRLRAKQQPNKFFRLAVKSGGCSGWFYDMSFDEQIEAGDRVFEVNSLSVVIDATSWDYVNGLAIDYSEDLMGGGFRFHNPQAVVTCGCGNSFSTTPTVA
- the rpsL gene encoding 30S ribosomal protein S12, with protein sequence MPTIQQLIRSEREKARQKTKSPALKQCPQRRGVCTRVYTTTPKKPNSALRKVARVRLTSGFEVTAYIPGIGHNLQEHSVVMIRGGRVKDLPGVRYHIIRGTLDTAGVKDRKQGRSKYGTKRPKEAKK
- the rpsG gene encoding 30S ribosomal protein S7, producing MSRRGVTQRRPVPSDSVYNSRLVSMIIRRVMRHGKKSLAARIVYDALKTIEERTGNNALEVFERAVRNATPLVEVKARRVGGATYQVPMEVRSERGITLALRWLVQFSRSRPGRTMASRLANELLDAANETGNAIRKREETHRMAEANKAFAHYRY